A stretch of the Bubalus kerabau isolate K-KA32 ecotype Philippines breed swamp buffalo chromosome 11, PCC_UOA_SB_1v2, whole genome shotgun sequence genome encodes the following:
- the MTHFD2 gene encoding bifunctional methylenetetrahydrofolate dehydrogenase/cyclohydrolase, mitochondrial, with protein MAAASFITSLVTRLLRSAQSGRLHQCPFHLSAVRNEAVIISGRKLAEQIKQEVRQEVEEWVASGNKRPHLSVVLVGENPASQSYVLNKTRAAASVGINSETILKPASISEEELLNLINKLNNDDNVDGLLVQLPLPEHIDERKVCNAVSPDKDVDGFHVINVGRMCLDQCSMLPATPWGVWEIIKRTGIPTLGKNVVVAGRSKNVGMPIAMLLHTDGAHERPGGDATVTISHRYTPKEELKKHTALADIVISAAGIPNLITADMIKEGAAVIDVGINRIQDPITAKPKLVGDVDFEGVKKKAGYITPVPGGVGPMTVAMLMKNTIIAAKKVLRLEEQEVLKSKELGVASN; from the exons AAATGAAGCTGTTATCATTTCTGGAAGGAAACTTGCTGAGCAGATCAAGCAGGAAGTGCGGCAGGAGGTGGAAGAGTGGGTGGCGTCAGGCAACAAGCGGCCACACCTGAGCGTGGTTCTGGTTGGCGAGAACCCTGCAAGTCAGTCCTATGTCCTCAACAAAACCAGAGCAGCTGCCAGTGTGG GAATCAACAGTGAGACCATTCTGAAACCAGCTTCGATTTCAGAGGAAGAACTGTTGAATTTAATCAATAAActaaataatgatgataatgtaGACGGCCTCCTTGTTCAGCTGCCTCTTCCAG agCACATTGATGAGAGAAAGGTCTGCAATGCTGTTTCTCCAGACAAAGATGTTGATGGCTTTCATGTAATTAATGTAGGGCGAATGTGTTTGGACCAGTGTTCCATGTTACCAGCTACTCCATGGGGTGTGTGGGAAATAATTAAGCGAACTG gcaTTCCAACCCTAGGGAAGAATGTGGTTGTGGCCGGAAGGTCAAAAAATGTTGGCATGCCCATTGCAATGTTGCTGCACACAGATGGGGCCCATGAACGGCCCGGAG GCGATGCCACTGTCACGATATCTCATCGCTACACTCCTAAGGAGGAGCTAAAGAAACACACAGCTCTTGCAGATATTGTGATCTCCGCTGCAG GTATTCCAAATCTGATCACAGCAGATATGATCAAGGAAGGAGCAGCTGTCATTGATGTGGGAATAAATAGAATTCAAGATCCCATAACTGCTAAACCCAAGTTGGTTGGAGATGTGGATTTTGaag GAGTCAAGAAGAAAGCAGGTTACATCACTCCAGTCCCTGGGGGTGTTGGTCCCATGACTGTGGCAATGCTGATGAAGAATACCATTATTGCTGCAAAAAAAGTGCTGAGGCTCGAAGAACAGGAAGTACTGAAGTCTAAGGAACTTGGAGTAGCAAGTAATTAA